In the genome of Desertifilum tharense IPPAS B-1220, one region contains:
- a CDS encoding TldD/PmbA family protein produces MPSIQELTATAQESAKKLGIQKYDIYGSAVDETSVQVDEGEPKQVKASQRSSITVRVWNEKNTMGVASTTDIDAEGLELALSTAREASYFGVKDHTPDFSPEATAALARSLDDKAPQAPVTALVEKLVGAEKALLDAHPAIKGVPYNQLAQRDIDRFYLNSERAARSEGATYSSIYLYSKTEEDGKKPRSAGAFRIHRSLEQLDVAGCIQEAQEKTISHLNYEKVKTGKYRVVLSPDAFLSLLGAFSNLFNAQSILDKQSLSTPESLGSAIASPLLSVCDDALHPDNVAVTTFDGEGTPTRRVSLITEGVLSGFLHSAGTAKRLNAQPTGHANLGAKVTVSPHFYHVFAANDKGENLSLETANHVIFVDELHALHAGVQSLQGSFSLPFDGWMVNQGEKVSIESATIAGDFRELLKSIILVEPEAELTPAGVCPRIWVEGLSITGE; encoded by the coding sequence ATGCCGAGTATTCAAGAATTGACTGCTACTGCCCAAGAGAGTGCTAAGAAATTGGGCATTCAAAAATACGATATCTACGGTTCTGCTGTTGATGAAACTAGCGTGCAAGTCGATGAAGGCGAACCCAAACAGGTGAAGGCGTCTCAACGGTCGAGTATTACCGTGCGCGTCTGGAATGAGAAGAATACAATGGGGGTTGCTAGTACCACCGATATTGATGCGGAAGGGTTGGAATTAGCGCTTTCAACGGCCCGCGAAGCCAGCTATTTTGGTGTGAAGGACCATACTCCTGATTTTAGTCCGGAAGCAACGGCTGCGTTAGCTAGAAGCCTGGATGATAAAGCGCCTCAAGCACCTGTCACGGCGTTAGTCGAAAAACTGGTGGGGGCAGAAAAAGCCCTGTTGGATGCCCATCCGGCAATTAAGGGGGTGCCTTACAATCAGTTGGCGCAGCGGGATATTGACCGATTTTATCTTAATAGCGAAAGGGCGGCGCGTTCGGAAGGGGCGACTTATTCTTCGATTTACTTGTACAGTAAGACGGAGGAGGATGGCAAAAAACCTCGCAGTGCGGGGGCTTTTCGGATTCATCGTTCCCTGGAACAGTTGGATGTAGCAGGTTGTATTCAAGAGGCGCAGGAAAAGACGATTAGCCACTTGAATTATGAGAAGGTGAAGACGGGTAAGTATCGAGTGGTTCTCTCTCCGGATGCGTTTTTGAGTTTGTTGGGGGCGTTTTCTAATCTGTTTAATGCCCAAAGTATTCTAGATAAGCAGAGTCTTTCAACGCCGGAGTCTTTAGGAAGCGCGATCGCCTCTCCTCTCCTCTCGGTGTGCGATGATGCTCTACATCCCGATAATGTGGCTGTTACTACGTTTGATGGCGAAGGGACTCCGACTCGGCGCGTTTCTCTCATTACGGAAGGCGTTTTAAGCGGTTTCTTGCATAGCGCTGGAACGGCCAAACGGCTAAATGCTCAACCGACAGGACACGCGAATTTAGGCGCAAAGGTGACGGTTAGTCCCCATTTCTATCACGTATTTGCGGCTAATGATAAGGGCGAAAATCTCAGCTTAGAAACGGCGAATCATGTGATTTTTGTCGATGAGTTGCACGCTTTACACGCGGGCGTCCAATCTTTGCAAGGTTCGTTTTCTCTACCGTTTGATGGTTGGATGGTGAACCAAGGGGAAAAGGTGAGTATTGAGTCTGCAACAATTGCGGGTGATTTCCGAGAGTTGTTGAAATCAATTATTCTAGTAGAACCAGAAGCGGAATTGACGCCGGCGGGGGTTTGTCCCAGAATTTGGGTTGAAGGTCTATCTATTACGGGCGAATAA
- a CDS encoding TldD/PmbA family protein produces the protein MNLVITAPLSQELSNLEYDSTKHRFDSSWEPLLSTLLGWGRAAGADFIEFFLERVNYISCLAEEDAITSISPRITTGAGVRVFRGKADCYVSTNDLSFFGLKAALEKGLSIMGLQLPAPNSYIPEVVLEPLRDYATTKTKENWLTASSSMQEMGEILLSANQTLKTKASHIQSRRASYFRDWQEILVAASDGTFARDIRLTQSVGCSLLCADGANRSSINQRAGSTSEPNFLRGWNYTSMAEEIAEAAGKMLYADYVESGTYPIIMANQFGGVIFHEACGHLLETTQIERKTTPFIDKKGEKIAHENLTAWDEGRSDKAFGTIDMDDEGMPTQKTLLIENGILKNFIADRAGSWRTGHPRTGSGRRQSYTFAAASRMRNTYIAPGQYSLEELFASVDKGIYCKKMGGGSVGATGQFNFAVDEAYLVENGKITKPLKGATLIGEAKEIMNKISMSSQDLGLAAGFCGSISGSVYVTVGQPHIKVDSITVGGR, from the coding sequence ATGAACTTGGTCATTACTGCACCCTTATCTCAAGAACTCTCCAACCTAGAATACGACTCCACCAAACATCGCTTTGATAGCAGTTGGGAACCCCTGCTATCCACCCTTCTGGGTTGGGGACGTGCAGCAGGCGCTGACTTTATCGAATTCTTCCTAGAACGCGTCAACTACATTAGCTGTTTAGCCGAAGAAGACGCCATCACCAGCATTTCCCCCCGCATCACCACCGGCGCAGGCGTGCGCGTCTTCCGGGGGAAAGCCGACTGCTACGTCAGCACCAACGACCTTAGCTTCTTTGGCCTCAAAGCCGCCCTCGAAAAAGGCTTATCCATCATGGGTTTGCAACTTCCGGCCCCCAACTCCTACATTCCCGAAGTGGTCCTCGAACCCCTGCGCGACTACGCCACCACTAAAACCAAAGAAAACTGGCTAACCGCTAGCAGTTCCATGCAAGAAATGGGCGAAATTCTCCTGAGTGCCAACCAAACCCTCAAAACCAAAGCGTCCCATATTCAATCTCGCCGCGCCAGCTACTTCCGCGACTGGCAAGAAATTCTCGTCGCCGCCAGCGATGGCACCTTCGCCCGCGATATCCGCCTCACCCAGTCCGTCGGATGCAGCCTCTTATGTGCCGATGGTGCCAACCGTTCCTCCATCAACCAACGCGCCGGAAGCACCAGCGAACCCAACTTCCTGCGCGGCTGGAACTACACATCAATGGCAGAAGAAATTGCCGAAGCCGCCGGAAAAATGCTCTACGCCGACTATGTAGAATCGGGTACCTACCCGATTATCATGGCAAATCAGTTCGGCGGCGTCATCTTCCACGAAGCTTGCGGTCACTTGCTGGAAACCACCCAAATTGAACGCAAAACCACCCCCTTCATCGATAAAAAAGGCGAAAAAATCGCCCACGAAAATCTCACCGCCTGGGATGAAGGCCGTTCGGATAAAGCCTTTGGCACCATCGATATGGACGATGAAGGGATGCCAACCCAAAAAACCCTATTAATTGAAAATGGCATCTTAAAGAACTTTATCGCCGATAGAGCCGGTTCGTGGCGTACCGGACACCCCAGAACCGGAAGCGGCCGTCGCCAAAGCTACACCTTCGCCGCCGCCTCCCGGATGCGGAATACCTACATTGCACCCGGTCAATATAGCCTAGAAGAGTTATTCGCCTCTGTCGATAAAGGCATTTATTGCAAGAAAATGGGCGGTGGCAGCGTTGGCGCTACCGGACAATTTAACTTTGCCGTAGATGAAGCCTACCTAGTGGAAAATGGCAAAATCACCAAACCTCTCAAAGGTGCAACCCTCATCGGCGAAGCCAAGGAAATTATGAATAAGATTTCCATGTCTTCCCAAGACTTAGGGTTAGCCGCCGGTTTCTGCGGTTCCATCAGCGGTAGCGTCTACGTCACCGTCGGACAACCGCACATCAAGGTTGATTCTATTACGGTAGGGGGCCGGTAG
- a CDS encoding AMP-binding protein: MKNIAAILQHQAQLYPDAIAIIDRHSRQTSFSRLNQAAIHTASNLSAAGIQAGDAVLVFQPMSAELYIILIALFRLGAIALFLDPSAGKTHIERCCQLYRAKALIATPKAHFLRLISPAIRQIPLKFCVSPFCSLFRPTPATGDIYPATFETPALLTFTSGSTGYPKAAMRTHGFLLTQHQVLENHLQLQPGKVDLTTLPIFVLANLASGVTSLIPNVNLRQPGNINAAKVISQIQTYQPQSGVASPAFWERLAEACQQDGLILPSFRQIFSGGAPVFVSLIRRLQAIAPQAEVIAVYGSTEAEPIAERVSPRTLPDNASLGLCVGKPIPEIALKILRNQWGTPLSYSTPEAFDRDCLPSGEVGEIVVSGSHVLSGYLQGKGDSETKFDVSKQRWHRTGDLGYLDTEGQLWLLGRCSACIVDDEGILYPFAVEAIARQFSQVRHAAVISHQGKRLLCLELQSPLPDLAILHRALDWAKLSEIQILSKIPVDKRHNAKIDYPALQQILAQNSKA, from the coding sequence ATGAAGAATATTGCGGCAATTCTCCAGCATCAGGCCCAATTATACCCGGATGCGATCGCCATTATCGATCGCCACTCTCGCCAAACCTCTTTTTCTCGTCTAAACCAAGCCGCCATCCATACCGCCTCCAACTTATCAGCAGCCGGAATTCAAGCCGGAGATGCTGTTTTAGTCTTTCAGCCGATGTCAGCCGAACTCTATATTATTTTAATTGCTTTATTTCGGCTGGGGGCGATCGCGCTTTTTCTCGATCCGAGTGCTGGCAAAACCCACATTGAGCGATGCTGCCAACTCTATCGGGCCAAAGCCTTGATTGCAACCCCCAAAGCTCACTTTTTGCGCCTTATTTCCCCAGCAATTCGTCAAATTCCGCTAAAGTTCTGCGTTTCTCCCTTCTGTTCCCTGTTTCGCCCAACTCCAGCTACCGGCGATATCTATCCCGCCACCTTCGAGACGCCAGCCTTACTCACCTTTACCAGCGGGAGTACCGGATACCCCAAAGCCGCCATGCGAACCCACGGCTTTTTGTTGACGCAACATCAGGTTTTAGAAAACCATTTGCAACTGCAACCGGGAAAGGTTGATTTAACCACTTTACCGATTTTTGTCCTAGCGAATCTTGCCTCTGGCGTCACCAGTTTAATCCCCAATGTCAATTTGCGCCAGCCGGGAAACATCAACGCCGCCAAGGTTATCTCGCAAATTCAAACCTATCAACCGCAAAGTGGGGTAGCTTCTCCGGCGTTTTGGGAACGTCTCGCTGAAGCGTGTCAGCAGGATGGTTTGATTTTACCCAGTTTTCGCCAAATTTTTAGCGGCGGCGCGCCGGTGTTTGTTTCCCTAATTCGTCGCTTACAAGCCATTGCGCCTCAAGCCGAAGTTATCGCCGTTTACGGTTCTACCGAAGCCGAACCTATCGCGGAAAGGGTATCGCCTCGCACGCTTCCAGATAACGCCAGTTTGGGATTATGTGTGGGTAAACCCATTCCAGAAATTGCGTTAAAAATTCTCCGCAACCAATGGGGAACGCCGTTAAGTTATTCTACCCCAGAGGCGTTCGATCGAGATTGCCTGCCATCGGGGGAGGTGGGGGAAATTGTGGTTAGCGGTTCTCATGTACTGTCTGGCTATTTACAGGGAAAGGGAGACAGCGAAACCAAGTTTGATGTTAGCAAGCAGCGCTGGCACCGTACCGGAGATTTAGGATATTTAGATACGGAGGGACAATTGTGGCTATTGGGGCGTTGCAGTGCTTGTATTGTGGATGATGAGGGTATTTTATACCCGTTTGCGGTAGAGGCGATCGCGCGGCAATTTTCCCAGGTTCGTCACGCCGCCGTTATCTCGCATCAAGGAAAGCGTCTCCTGTGTCTGGAACTTCAATCTCCTCTTCCAGATTTAGCTATCTTACATCGCGCTTTAGATTGGGCAAAGTTAAGCGAAATTCAGATTTTATCCAAAATCCCTGTCGATAAGCGACATAATGCCAAAATTGATTATCCCGCACTTCAGCAAATTTTGGCTCAAAATAGCAAGGCCTAG
- a CDS encoding GNAT family N-acetyltransferase codes for MSSLSPDGHCEITQNNQLLAQCSLWWRNTPPYLNEKLGYIGQYGANSREASHALLHQACQKLASQGCTMAIAPINGNTWNSYRFITYRGSEPPFFLEPDNPNEWVGDILSFGFSPFAEYYSALTTDLTQLDPRLNRVRQRLQHQGVQIRTFNLDSWEAELANLYHLCCISFRSNFLYTPISQAEFIAQYQPILPYLKPEFFFIAECQQQTVGFLFAIPDYLQTAKDTLIIKTVAILPSRQYAGLGNVLVADCQTQAASLGYRRAIHALMHAANPSRNLSARYAQTMRRYSLFAKPL; via the coding sequence ATGAGTTCTCTTTCCCCTGACGGCCATTGCGAAATTACTCAGAATAACCAGCTTTTGGCGCAATGTTCTCTGTGGTGGCGAAATACCCCCCCGTATCTCAACGAGAAACTGGGCTATATCGGACAGTATGGCGCAAATAGTCGGGAAGCCAGTCATGCCTTGCTGCACCAAGCCTGTCAGAAACTAGCCAGCCAAGGGTGTACAATGGCGATCGCGCCGATCAATGGTAATACCTGGAATTCCTATCGCTTTATTACCTATCGGGGAAGCGAACCCCCCTTTTTCCTCGAACCCGATAACCCCAATGAATGGGTAGGCGATATCCTCAGCTTTGGCTTTTCTCCCTTCGCCGAATATTATTCCGCACTGACAACCGATTTAACCCAACTTGACCCCAGATTAAACCGAGTGCGGCAGCGGTTGCAGCATCAAGGCGTACAAATTCGGACTTTCAACCTCGATAGCTGGGAAGCCGAGTTAGCCAACCTTTATCATCTGTGTTGTATCAGCTTTCGCTCTAACTTTCTCTACACTCCCATTTCCCAAGCCGAGTTTATCGCTCAATATCAGCCGATTCTACCCTATCTCAAGCCGGAGTTTTTTTTCATTGCCGAATGCCAGCAGCAAACCGTTGGCTTTCTGTTTGCTATCCCCGACTATCTGCAAACTGCCAAAGATACCCTGATTATTAAAACTGTGGCTATTTTACCCAGTCGGCAGTACGCAGGCTTGGGGAATGTGTTAGTTGCAGACTGTCAAACTCAGGCGGCATCTTTAGGTTATCGTCGCGCAATTCACGCCTTAATGCACGCAGCCAACCCTTCTCGCAATCTTAGCGCCCGTTACGCGCAAACCATGCGGCGTTATAGCCTATTTGCCAAACCGTTATGA
- a CDS encoding DUF3419 family protein — protein sequence MLKTQSEISDRASFSQIRYAQCWEDADILLAALDIQPGDTCLSIASAGDNTLAMLARSPQKVIALDLNPAQLACLELRVAAYRELTHPELLILIGSDGNPQHRGLRTSLYRRCRADLSPEVRQFWDSRPQDILQGIGHAGKFEQYFQIFRRYVLPGVHGRDRILHLLQDKSLEARQHYYQTVWNTPQWRWMFRLFFSRFVMGNLGRHPSFFNYVEGSVAEQILSRTTHALTTLNPALNPYLQWILTGQHLTALPYHLRPENFEAIRSHLSALEWHCGSVESFLDQMGDNTIDRYNLSDIFEYMSIENYQQLLQRLVQAARPGGRIAYWNMLAPRRCPEQMYSTVRSLTELAQSLHQQDKAFFYSAFNIEEAIGVRNCVLDSRSSSYSC from the coding sequence ATGCTTAAGACTCAATCGGAAATTAGCGATCGCGCTAGCTTTTCCCAGATTCGCTATGCTCAGTGTTGGGAAGATGCCGATATTTTACTCGCCGCTTTAGATATTCAGCCGGGGGATACCTGCTTGTCGATTGCTTCGGCGGGAGATAATACCCTTGCTATGCTAGCGCGATCGCCCCAAAAAGTCATTGCCCTCGATCTCAATCCGGCACAGTTAGCTTGTTTGGAGTTGCGAGTGGCAGCCTATCGCGAGTTAACCCATCCTGAATTATTAATTCTAATCGGTAGCGATGGCAATCCCCAGCATCGCGGCTTAAGAACCTCTCTCTACCGCCGCTGTCGCGCCGACTTATCCCCGGAAGTTCGGCAATTTTGGGATAGTCGTCCCCAAGATATTCTCCAGGGAATTGGTCATGCGGGTAAATTTGAACAATATTTTCAGATTTTTCGCCGTTACGTCTTGCCTGGGGTGCATGGGCGCGATCGCATTCTACACCTGTTGCAGGATAAATCCCTAGAGGCGCGACAGCACTATTACCAAACCGTTTGGAATACTCCCCAGTGGCGTTGGATGTTTCGCCTATTTTTCTCCCGTTTTGTGATGGGGAACTTAGGACGCCATCCCAGTTTCTTTAATTACGTAGAAGGCAGCGTTGCCGAGCAAATTTTATCACGAACAACCCATGCTTTAACAACCCTCAATCCCGCCCTCAACCCTTACCTACAGTGGATTTTAACCGGACAGCACTTAACTGCATTGCCGTATCATTTGCGACCGGAAAATTTTGAGGCAATTCGGAGTCATTTATCGGCTTTAGAATGGCACTGCGGTTCTGTGGAGTCTTTTTTAGACCAAATGGGCGACAATACCATCGATCGCTATAATCTCAGCGATATTTTTGAGTATATGTCTATTGAAAACTATCAGCAACTCTTGCAGCGTTTGGTGCAAGCTGCGCGTCCCGGTGGCAGAATCGCCTATTGGAATATGCTAGCACCGCGTCGCTGTCCGGAACAGATGTATTCTACCGTGCGTTCGCTTACCGAGTTGGCGCAATCTTTACACCAACAGGATAAGGCATTTTTTTATAGTGCTTTTAATATTGAAGAAGCGATTGGCGTGAGGAATTGCGTTTTAGATAGCCGTAGTTCAAGTTACTCCTGTTAG
- a CDS encoding GNAT family N-acetyltransferase — protein MLQLQAETPDDFTAIRQVVSEAFCQPQEANLVETIRHSDNFIPALSLVAKQEGRVVGYLLFSAIAIVAETQVYRALALAPLAVQPKWQKQGIGTRLLQYGLERCQNFDYPVVIVLGHPEFYSRFGFQTASQFKIYPPFEVPDEAFRVRENQPGSLQFICGKVQYPRYFEDV, from the coding sequence ATGCTACAACTGCAAGCCGAAACTCCTGACGATTTCACCGCTATTCGCCAAGTGGTAAGCGAGGCATTTTGTCAACCCCAGGAAGCCAATTTAGTCGAAACAATTCGTCATTCCGATAACTTTATTCCGGCATTATCCCTGGTGGCGAAACAGGAGGGAAGAGTTGTTGGATATTTGCTGTTTAGCGCGATCGCGATTGTAGCAGAAACCCAGGTCTATCGCGCCTTAGCGTTGGCTCCCCTCGCCGTGCAGCCAAAATGGCAAAAACAAGGAATTGGCACACGCTTGCTTCAGTATGGCTTAGAACGATGCCAGAATTTTGATTATCCGGTGGTGATTGTTTTAGGACATCCGGAATTCTATTCCCGCTTTGGGTTCCAAACGGCTAGCCAGTTTAAGATTTATCCGCCGTTTGAGGTTCCCGATGAAGCGTTTAGGGTGCGAGAAAATCAACCCGGAAGCTTGCAATTTATTTGCGGAAAGGTGCAATATCCTCGCTATTTCGAGGACGTTTAA
- the psb29 gene encoding photosystem II biogenesis protein Psp29, giving the protein MNNVRTLSDTKRAFYTYHTRPINSIYRRVVEEIMVEMHLLSVNVDFRYDPIYGLGVVTAYEQFMQAYAPEADKVSIFKAICQSIEDDPQRYQEDARRLEELVQTLSEADLIASLSQPDNLATPQLLREIVSAIAHNPKFKYSRLFAIGLYSLLEKANAAGLQDEKQRNDTLKQVSTALHLPEEKLQKDLELYRSNLEKMAQARIVMEDALQAERKKREQREQQRAAANSPSETPPSES; this is encoded by the coding sequence GTGAACAACGTCCGCACGCTATCAGATACAAAGAGAGCCTTTTACACCTACCACACCCGCCCGATTAACTCAATTTATCGTCGGGTCGTGGAAGAAATTATGGTGGAAATGCATTTGCTTTCGGTGAATGTAGACTTTCGCTATGACCCTATCTATGGGCTAGGCGTTGTCACCGCTTACGAGCAGTTTATGCAAGCCTACGCACCGGAAGCTGACAAAGTTTCAATTTTTAAAGCGATTTGCCAATCTATCGAAGACGATCCGCAGCGCTATCAAGAGGATGCTCGCCGCCTAGAAGAGTTGGTACAAACCTTATCGGAAGCGGATTTGATCGCCAGCTTGAGCCAGCCGGATAACTTAGCAACGCCTCAACTGTTGCGGGAAATCGTTTCGGCGATCGCGCACAATCCCAAATTTAAATATAGCCGTCTATTTGCCATTGGCTTATACTCCTTGTTAGAAAAAGCGAATGCCGCAGGACTCCAAGATGAAAAACAGCGCAACGATACCCTCAAGCAAGTGAGTACAGCGCTACATCTGCCTGAAGAAAAATTGCAAAAGGACCTCGAACTGTATCGTTCTAACTTAGAAAAAATGGCCCAAGCCCGCATCGTGATGGAAGATGCGCTACAAGCGGAACGCAAAAAGCGCGAACAGCGCGAACAACAACGCGCCGCCGCCAATTCTCCCTCAGAGACTCCCCCCTCCGAAAGTTAA
- a CDS encoding chromophore lyase CpcT/CpeT, whose translation MKLSLELLTLAGYLAGEFENEQQAIADPSWYVRLRLWQRPLPTPLFAEPGITFFAEQANTLKLDRPYRQRILHLYQSDPSSGAIAIQYYMPQNPEALSGAGREPKRLESLGAEDLEFLPECRLQVARNLTATQGDRFLATLPPNARCCFPYQQQIRQVHLGFEIALDRENPQEAIEFLSYDKGIDPVTGQALWGAILGPYRFIKQQDYQIPAESLRNPS comes from the coding sequence ATGAAGCTTTCTCTGGAACTCTTAACCCTGGCTGGCTATCTGGCGGGAGAATTTGAAAACGAACAACAAGCGATCGCCGATCCGAGTTGGTACGTGCGCTTGCGGTTGTGGCAGCGTCCTTTGCCAACCCCTTTATTTGCGGAACCGGGAATCACCTTTTTTGCCGAACAAGCCAATACCCTCAAGCTCGATCGACCGTACCGCCAGCGGATTTTGCATCTTTATCAATCTGACCCGTCATCGGGCGCGATCGCCATTCAATACTACATGCCTCAAAATCCAGAGGCATTGTCTGGAGCCGGACGCGAGCCTAAACGTTTAGAGAGTTTGGGCGCTGAAGATTTAGAATTTTTGCCCGAATGTCGGTTGCAGGTCGCTCGCAACCTCACCGCAACTCAGGGCGATCGCTTTTTAGCAACCCTACCGCCAAATGCCCGTTGCTGTTTCCCCTATCAGCAACAGATCCGCCAAGTCCATCTTGGCTTCGAGATCGCTTTAGATCGGGAAAATCCCCAGGAGGCGATCGAATTCCTCAGTTATGACAAAGGGATCGATCCCGTTACGGGACAAGCCCTTTGGGGAGCAATCCTAGGTCCCTATCGCTTCATCAAGCAACAAGACTACCAGATTCCCGCAGAAAGTTTGAGGAACCCCAGCTAG
- a CDS encoding STAS domain-containing protein: protein MEQKTYTTQDGTTVIVLTPTGRLDITTAWQFRLKLQECISKLSRHVVVNLGQVNFIDSSGLTSLVAGMRDAEKVKGSFRICNVHPEAKLVFEVTMMDSVFEIFETEEEALEGVPRGIAK from the coding sequence ATGGAGCAAAAAACATACACAACCCAAGATGGGACTACTGTGATTGTCTTAACACCCACAGGACGCCTAGACATTACGACGGCTTGGCAATTTCGCCTAAAGTTACAAGAGTGTATTTCTAAACTTAGTCGTCACGTAGTCGTGAATTTGGGTCAGGTTAACTTTATTGATAGTTCCGGCTTAACCTCCCTGGTGGCTGGAATGCGAGATGCCGAAAAGGTTAAAGGCAGTTTTCGCATTTGCAATGTTCACCCGGAAGCCAAATTGGTGTTTGAAGTCACCATGATGGATTCTGTGTTTGAAATCTTTGAAACTGAAGAAGAAGCGTTAGAAGGGGTTCCGCGCGGAATCGCGAAGTAA
- the hemF gene encoding oxygen-dependent coproporphyrinogen oxidase → MTMSSTPTSTPVKTTPPTDSQARVSQFMKQLQDEICQALEQLDGQGTFREDSWTREEGGGGRSRVIREGSVFEQGGVNFSEVWGTQLPPSILKQRPEAQGHGFYATGTSMVLHPRNPYVPTVHLNYRYFEAGPVWWFGGGADLTPYYPFAEDAAHFHKTLKATCDQHHPEYYPVFKRWCDEYFYLKHRQETRGVGGIFLDYQDGDGPIYRGPDSAGPAASYSQQVGVLPARSWEELFALVQACGRSFIPSYVPIVQRRQGMEYGDRQRQFQLYRRGRYVEFNLVYDRGTIFGLQTNGRTESILMSLPPLVRWEYGYQPEPQSPESELYETFLKPQDWADWSPPSSAG, encoded by the coding sequence ATGACGATGTCTTCGACACCCACTAGCACTCCTGTCAAAACGACACCACCGACTGATTCCCAAGCGCGGGTCAGTCAGTTTATGAAGCAACTGCAAGATGAAATTTGTCAGGCTCTAGAGCAGCTAGACGGGCAGGGAACATTTAGGGAAGACAGTTGGACGCGCGAAGAGGGCGGCGGCGGTCGCTCGCGCGTGATCCGCGAGGGCAGTGTCTTTGAACAAGGCGGGGTCAACTTCTCGGAGGTTTGGGGAACTCAACTGCCGCCTTCGATCTTAAAGCAACGACCGGAAGCGCAAGGACATGGGTTTTATGCGACGGGAACTTCAATGGTTTTGCATCCGCGCAATCCCTATGTGCCAACGGTTCACTTAAACTATCGCTATTTTGAGGCCGGCCCGGTTTGGTGGTTTGGAGGCGGTGCGGATTTAACGCCGTACTACCCGTTTGCTGAAGATGCGGCCCATTTCCACAAGACCCTGAAGGCGACTTGCGACCAGCATCACCCCGAATACTATCCGGTGTTTAAGCGCTGGTGCGATGAGTATTTTTATTTGAAACATCGCCAGGAAACGCGGGGTGTGGGCGGGATTTTCTTGGATTATCAAGATGGGGACGGGCCGATCTATCGCGGCCCTGACTCGGCCGGCCCGGCAGCCTCATACTCGCAACAGGTGGGCGTTCTCCCGGCGCGTAGTTGGGAAGAGTTGTTTGCGTTGGTTCAAGCTTGCGGTCGGTCTTTTATCCCCAGTTACGTGCCGATTGTCCAACGGCGTCAGGGGATGGAATATGGCGATCGCCAACGCCAGTTTCAACTCTACCGCCGGGGACGCTATGTGGAGTTTAACTTGGTTTACGACCGGGGAACGATCTTTGGGCTGCAAACCAATGGCCGCACTGAGTCGATTCTGATGTCTTTACCGCCGCTGGTGCGCTGGGAGTACGGGTATCAACCCGAACCTCAGTCTCCAGAGTCCGAACTGTACGAAACATTTTTGAAGCCTCAAGATTGGGCGGACTGGTCGCCACCGAGTTCTGCGGGTTAA
- a CDS encoding SRPBCC family protein → MPKFFSKLVRRNSCKVRCSLVRTYRTISSASVDELWQKIADLADVSWHPLIAKTYVPKGLIAKPGIIYQAVTRFSPIPIRIFVECVNPRELMSVRVLAMPGIEERVIYQVESTVCGTRISYSVNLRGWLSPLVWLLTRPYAAQVASALAQAAEQATAGTPSVESSTAHPNSMDFGF, encoded by the coding sequence ATCCCTAAGTTTTTTTCTAAACTCGTTCGTCGCAATAGCTGCAAAGTTCGTTGCTCTCTCGTGAGAACCTACCGCACGATTAGTTCTGCCTCAGTCGATGAACTTTGGCAAAAAATCGCCGATTTAGCCGATGTCTCTTGGCATCCCCTGATTGCAAAAACCTATGTCCCCAAAGGATTGATTGCGAAACCGGGGATTATTTATCAAGCCGTGACTCGCTTTAGCCCCATTCCCATTCGGATTTTTGTCGAATGCGTGAATCCGCGAGAACTGATGAGCGTCCGCGTTTTAGCGATGCCAGGGATTGAAGAGCGAGTCATCTATCAAGTAGAGTCTACCGTGTGCGGCACGCGCATTTCCTATTCTGTGAACTTGCGGGGATGGCTGTCGCCGCTGGTGTGGTTGCTCACCCGCCCCTATGCCGCACAGGTGGCTTCTGCCTTGGCTCAAGCCGCCGAACAAGCCACTGCGGGAACCCCAAGCGTCGAGAGTTCGACGGCTCATCCCAACTCAATGGACTTTGGTTTTTAA